The following nucleotide sequence is from Deltaproteobacteria bacterium.
GAAAAGCGACACTTCCCAAAAATTGTTCGAAGAGGCCTGCCGATATCTGGTCGGCGGTGTCAATTCGCCCGTTCGCGCCTTTAAAAGTGTTGGCGGAACTCCCCTTTTTATTACGCGGGTGCGCGGCTCGCACGTCTACGATGCCGACGGCAACGAGTTTGTCGATTATGTCGGCAGTTGGGGGCCGGCAATTTTGGGTCATGCGTCTCCCGAAGTGGTTCGAGCCGTTTACGAGGCGATGAAGGACGGCTTGAGTTTTGGCGCTTCGACGGTCCGCGAAATTGAACTGGCCAAACTTGTCAGGCAGGCATTCCCCTCGGTTGAACTCATCCGGTTTGTCAACTCCGGAACAGAGGCGACGATGAGCGCCATCCGAGCCGCGCGCGGGTTTACCGGCAGAAATAAAATCGTCAAGTTCGACGGGTGCTACCATGGCCATGCCGATTATCTTCTGGTCAAGGCCGGATCGGGGGCCGCCACTCTGGGAGTCCCGGATAGCGCCGGCGTGCCGTCCGAATTTGCCTCCCTCACTCTGGTGGCCCGGTTTAACGATCTTGAATCGGTCAAAAAACTGCTTGAGCAGAACAAAGATCAGATTGCCGCGGTGATCGTCGAACCGGTGGTCGGGAATATGGGATGCATTCCCCCGGCGTCCGGATTTCTTGAGGGTTTAAGCGATCTGACCCGCAAGGAGGGAGCCCTGCTCATTTTTGACGAGGTGATGACCGGTTTTCGTGTGGCCTTGGGGGGCGCCCAGGCACTTTACAAAATTCAACCGGACCTCACCTGTCTGGGGAAAATCATCGGCGGCGGGCTTCCGGTTGGCGCTTATGGGGGCCGCAAAGAAATCATGGAAAAGGTGGCGCCGCTCGGCCCCGTCTATCAGGCGGGAACCCTCTCCGGGAATCCGCTCGCCATGTCTGCGGGGATTGCCACCTTGGCCGAACTTAAAAAGGAAAAGGTTTATGCCCGGCTGGAGGAAAAAGGCTCTTTCCTTGAAGGGGGTCTGCGGGGAATCGCCTCGCGGTGTGGAGTTCCTATCCAGGTCAATCGGGTCGGCTCGATGTTCTCTTTTTTCTTTTCGCACGATCCGGTCACCTCTGCCGATTCGGCGCGAAAGTGCGACGCAAAAAGATTCAAAAAACTTTTTCACCTCCTTTTGGAAGAAGGGATCTATATCGCCCCTTCCCCCTTCGAGGCCGGTTTTATTTCGCTGGCCCACTCGGAGGCCGACCTTGATTTGACCCTCCGCGCCTTTGAAAAGGGGCTGACGCATGTGATGTCTTAAGCGTTGACTCTCGTTTCGGGCCTGTGTTAGAGCCGCCATCAGTTGGAATCCCCGAAAAATGCAAAGAATTCTCTTTATGTTTCCCTCGGCGTTTACGGGGCGATGGGGTTTCAGCTGGCGGCCTCGGTGGTGGCCGGATTGTTTTTGGGAGGATGGGCCGACAAAAAATGGGGGAGCGCCCCCTGGCTGACACTGATTGGATTAATCCTGGGGGCGGCGGCGGGGTTTTACAACCTGTTTCGCATTTTATACTGGCACAAAAACCGATAATGGCGACAATGCTTCAACCTATGGTCTCTGAAGTCTCCCCCGAACTCTGGTCGATAAAAACCATCGAGCGGGCCACGGTGGTGATTGCAACCATTTTTGTGGTGGTGGGGAGTTATTTCTGGCCCACGGCGCCGGTTGTGCTGGGGCTTTTCTCCGGCGCCGTTGTCAGTTACCTCAATTTCAGGTTCTTGAAGCGCATGGTGGTTCGGTTTCTTAAAGCAGAGGATGTTGTCCCTCATCGGAAAAGCGGGCTTCGGTTTTTTGTCCAGATGCTTTTGTTGATTGCCCTTGTTGCGGGCCTCCTTCTCTACGTTGAGGTCGAACCGGTGGCCTTTTTGGTGGGGTTCTCCTCCTTTGTTTTGGCGATTGGGTATGAGGGGATAAGGTCAATGGTGTAGGGGCGAGGCTTGCCTCGCCCTGGGCAGGGCAAGCCCTGACCCTACGCGAGGTCGTTATGGAAGAATTCACCTGGTTCGGATGGATTTCCGACAAAGTCACGCATCATAATATCCATATCTTCAGCGCCCTTCTGGCGGCCGCCTTGCTGGTTTTCTGTTCCCTCATCTACCGCAGGAGTTTTCAATCGGTCGATGCGGAACTGGTCCCCACCGACAGGGTTTCGCTCAAAAACATTTTTCAGGTGGCGGTGGAAAATATTTTGGGCCTTATCGAAGGAATTATCGGTCACGATGCCAAACTCTACCTGCCGCTCATCGGGACGCTTTTCATTTATATTTTCGTCAACAACCTTTTGGGCATCATCCCCGGTTTCACCCCGGCCACCGAAAACGTCAACACCAACTTTGCCATGTCGATCACCGTTTTTCTCTACTACAACTATGTCGGCATCAAAAAGCAGGGGATCAAAAACTATCTGAAACACTTTATGGGGCCCCTCTGGATGCTGGCCCCGCTGATGTTTTTAATCGAACTGGTCAGCCATGTTGTCCGTCCCGTCTCCCTTGCAGTTCGTCTTTTTGGAAATATCACGGGAGACCATGTGGTATTGGGGATTTTTTCGGAACTGGTCCCGTTGATTGTTCCGGTGATTTTTTTCGCGCTGGGCATTTTTGTTTCGTTTATTCAGGCCTTCGTTTTTTCGCTCCTCTCGACCGTCTATATCGGTTTGGCGGTAGCGCACGAAGAACACTAAGGAGAAGACAATGAAGAAACTTATGTTGTTTGTCCTGGCCTTCATCGGCCAGATATTGGTTGTCGGTGCGGCGATGGCCGAAGAAGCGGCGGGGGGCGCCGGCGCCGGTTCGAGTTCGGTCCTCGGTTTGGCCCTGGGGGCGGGGGTGGCCATCGGGCTGGCCGCCTTTGGCGGCGGGCTGGGTCAGGGACGCGCGGCCGCCTCGGCGGTTGAAGGAATTGCGCGCAATCCCGGCGCGGCAGGCAAGGTGCAAACCCCGATGATCATCGGTCTGGCGCTGATCGAGTCGCTGGTTATTTATGCCCTTGTGATTGCCTTTTTGCTTCAGGGAAAGATCGACAAGCTGATCGGCGGTTGATCGCGATTATTTTTTCCGCCGGTAGGATTTTTTGATGAGCTGAACCACCTCGGCCGGGCTGTCGGTCACGGTGAAGAGGTTCAAGTCTTTTTTGTCCAGATAGCCGGCGGTAATCGCTTTTTCCTTCAGCCAGTCGATGAGTCCTCTCCAGTAGTTTTTTCCCATCAGAATGACCGGAAAAAAGGGGGATTTTTCCGTCTGAATGAGGGTGAGCGCCTCGAAGAGTTCGTCCATCGTCCCGAACCCGCCGGGCATGATGACGAAGGCGATGGAATGTTTGACAAACATCACCTTCCGCACGAAAAAGTAATTGAATTTGAGCGCGACATCAGCATAGCGGTTTGCGATCTGCTCCATCGGGATGTCGATATTAAGCCCCACCGATTTCCCTTTCCCCTCTCGGGCGCCGCGGTTGGCCGCCTCC
It contains:
- the hemL gene encoding glutamate-1-semialdehyde 2,1-aminomutase, which translates into the protein MKSDTSQKLFEEACRYLVGGVNSPVRAFKSVGGTPLFITRVRGSHVYDADGNEFVDYVGSWGPAILGHASPEVVRAVYEAMKDGLSFGASTVREIELAKLVRQAFPSVELIRFVNSGTEATMSAIRAARGFTGRNKIVKFDGCYHGHADYLLVKAGSGAATLGVPDSAGVPSEFASLTLVARFNDLESVKKLLEQNKDQIAAVIVEPVVGNMGCIPPASGFLEGLSDLTRKEGALLIFDEVMTGFRVALGGAQALYKIQPDLTCLGKIIGGGLPVGAYGGRKEIMEKVAPLGPVYQAGTLSGNPLAMSAGIATLAELKKEKVYARLEEKGSFLEGGLRGIASRCGVPIQVNRVGSMFSFFFSHDPVTSADSARKCDAKRFKKLFHLLLEEGIYIAPSPFEAGFISLAHSEADLDLTLRAFEKGLTHVMS
- a CDS encoding AtpZ/AtpI family protein, translated to MESPKNAKNSLYVSLGVYGAMGFQLAASVVAGLFLGGWADKKWGSAPWLTLIGLILGAAAGFYNLFRILYWHKNR
- a CDS encoding ATP synthase subunit I, translating into MLQPMVSEVSPELWSIKTIERATVVIATIFVVVGSYFWPTAPVVLGLFSGAVVSYLNFRFLKRMVVRFLKAEDVVPHRKSGLRFFVQMLLLIALVAGLLLYVEVEPVAFLVGFSSFVLAIGYEGIRSMV
- the atpB gene encoding F0F1 ATP synthase subunit A; the encoded protein is MEEFTWFGWISDKVTHHNIHIFSALLAAALLVFCSLIYRRSFQSVDAELVPTDRVSLKNIFQVAVENILGLIEGIIGHDAKLYLPLIGTLFIYIFVNNLLGIIPGFTPATENVNTNFAMSITVFLYYNYVGIKKQGIKNYLKHFMGPLWMLAPLMFLIELVSHVVRPVSLAVRLFGNITGDHVVLGIFSELVPLIVPVIFFALGIFVSFIQAFVFSLLSTVYIGLAVAHEEH
- the atpE gene encoding ATP synthase F0 subunit C, which translates into the protein MKKLMLFVLAFIGQILVVGAAMAEEAAGGAGAGSSSVLGLALGAGVAIGLAAFGGGLGQGRAAASAVEGIARNPGAAGKVQTPMIIGLALIESLVIYALVIAFLLQGKIDKLIGG
- a CDS encoding TIGR00730 family Rossman fold protein; its protein translation is MGKVKKILTDEEFVAKETWRVFRIMAEFVDAFEALKGIGPAVCLWGSARAQPSSRFYRLTHETAKAISKAGFSVITGGGPGLMEAANRGAREGKGKSVGLNIDIPMEQIANRYADVALKFNYFFVRKVMFVKHSIAFVIMPGGFGTMDELFEALTLIQTEKSPFFPVILMGKNYWRGLIDWLKEKAITAGYLDKKDLNLFTVTDSPAEVVQLIKKSYRRKK